The Leifsonia williamsii genome includes a region encoding these proteins:
- a CDS encoding anthranilate synthase component II: MTRVLVIDNYDSFVYTLNGYLRELGAETEVVRNDDIPVADLPTRLAEYDAVLVSPGPGKPADAGVSIPAVEQALTTGQPLLGVCLGHQAIAEAFGGVVTNAEELMHGKTSQVTHDDSRLFDDVPQPFTATRYHSLAVVDGTLPADLAVTARTSGGVIMALQHVEAPIYGVQFHPESVLTEGGYRMLGNWLEVAGLAGAAEASRALNPLVKLG; this comes from the coding sequence GTGACCCGCGTACTCGTCATCGACAACTACGACAGCTTCGTCTACACGCTCAACGGCTACCTGCGCGAGCTGGGCGCCGAGACGGAGGTCGTGCGCAACGACGACATCCCCGTCGCCGACCTGCCGACCCGGCTGGCGGAGTACGACGCCGTGCTGGTCTCTCCCGGGCCGGGAAAGCCCGCCGACGCCGGCGTCTCCATCCCGGCCGTCGAGCAGGCGCTCACAACCGGTCAGCCGCTGCTCGGCGTCTGCCTCGGTCATCAGGCGATCGCGGAGGCGTTCGGCGGCGTGGTCACCAACGCCGAGGAGCTGATGCACGGCAAGACCTCGCAGGTCACGCACGACGACAGCCGTCTCTTCGACGACGTGCCGCAGCCGTTCACCGCGACGCGGTACCACTCGCTCGCCGTCGTCGACGGCACGCTGCCCGCCGACCTTGCGGTCACGGCCCGCACCTCCGGCGGCGTGATCATGGCGCTCCAGCACGTGGAGGCGCCGATCTACGGGGTGCAGTTCCACCCGGAGTCCGTGCTCACCGAGGGCGGCTACCGGATGCTCGGCAACTGGCTCGAGGTCGCCGGGCTCGCCGGAGCGGCCGAGGCGTCGCGTGCGCTCAACCCGCTGGTGAAGCTGGGCTGA
- the pknB gene encoding Stk1 family PASTA domain-containing Ser/Thr kinase, with translation MSPDSRLLAGRYQVGELIGRGGMSDVHKGTDTRLGRTVAIKLLKPSLATDPAFRTRFRQEAQAAARMAHPTIVRVFDAGEETVREPNGHEAQLPFIVMEYVDGVLLKDLIKRGPLEVPEAVRITEGILTALEYSHRAGVVHRDIKPGNVMITRNGQVKVMDFGIARAISDSSATVAQTTAVLGTASYFSPEQAKGESVDARTDLYSTGVVLFEMLTGRPPFRGDTPVAVAYQHVSETPVAPSSINHKVSPAMDVVVARALTKDRFERYQTVAEFRHDLEEAAAGRVPKHKEHDEFAETLFGAPPTTVSGPEAAFRQLAEDQTMTRTQRRPPVIWIWAGIAVMAVVIVAVLAWVLRLAPSTTMPETSREVPNLSGQTLDKATAELDNMKLKWTQTTESSATYSEGQVIRTDPDAGIVVATGDTITVYVSSGKKTVSVPDVHNMTLDAAKQAIEAAGLTVGPVTTENSPSVGANVVISTDPQPSGTAHEGDPISLTVSSGKVTLTDLTGQTIQAATGILSQAGLTANPKPDGTCPQDSGAPLVHTQSVAPGDVPQGTTVDLTYCSG, from the coding sequence TTGAGCCCAGATAGCCGCCTGCTCGCAGGCCGATATCAGGTGGGCGAACTCATCGGGCGCGGCGGCATGTCCGACGTGCACAAGGGCACCGACACCCGGCTGGGCCGCACCGTCGCGATCAAGCTGCTCAAGCCGTCGCTCGCGACCGACCCGGCGTTCCGCACCCGCTTCCGGCAGGAGGCTCAGGCCGCGGCCCGCATGGCGCACCCGACCATCGTCCGCGTGTTCGACGCCGGCGAGGAGACCGTGCGCGAGCCGAACGGCCACGAGGCGCAGCTCCCTTTCATCGTCATGGAGTACGTCGACGGCGTCCTCCTGAAAGACCTCATCAAGCGCGGTCCGCTGGAGGTTCCGGAGGCCGTGCGCATCACCGAGGGCATCCTCACCGCCCTCGAGTACTCGCACCGGGCGGGCGTCGTCCACCGCGACATCAAGCCGGGCAACGTGATGATCACGCGCAACGGCCAGGTCAAGGTCATGGACTTCGGCATCGCCCGCGCGATCAGCGACTCCTCGGCGACCGTGGCGCAGACGACCGCCGTGCTCGGCACCGCCAGCTACTTCTCGCCCGAGCAGGCGAAGGGCGAATCGGTGGATGCCCGCACCGACCTCTACTCGACGGGCGTCGTCCTGTTCGAGATGCTCACCGGCCGTCCGCCCTTCCGCGGCGACACCCCGGTCGCCGTGGCGTACCAGCACGTCAGCGAGACGCCGGTCGCCCCGAGCAGCATCAACCACAAGGTGTCCCCGGCGATGGATGTCGTGGTCGCCCGCGCCCTCACCAAGGACCGCTTCGAGCGTTACCAGACGGTCGCGGAGTTCCGCCATGACCTCGAGGAGGCCGCGGCCGGCCGGGTGCCCAAGCACAAGGAGCACGACGAGTTCGCCGAGACGCTCTTCGGCGCGCCCCCCACCACGGTCTCCGGGCCCGAGGCCGCCTTCCGGCAGCTCGCCGAGGACCAGACGATGACGCGCACGCAGCGCCGCCCTCCCGTCATCTGGATCTGGGCCGGTATCGCTGTCATGGCTGTCGTCATCGTCGCCGTGCTGGCCTGGGTGCTCCGCCTGGCGCCGAGCACCACCATGCCCGAGACCTCGCGCGAGGTCCCGAACCTCTCCGGGCAGACGCTCGACAAGGCCACCGCCGAGCTCGACAACATGAAGCTGAAGTGGACGCAGACCACGGAGTCGAGCGCCACTTACAGCGAGGGGCAGGTCATCCGGACCGATCCCGACGCCGGCATCGTCGTCGCCACCGGCGACACGATCACCGTGTACGTCTCGTCCGGCAAGAAGACCGTGTCCGTGCCGGATGTGCACAACATGACGCTCGACGCCGCGAAGCAGGCCATCGAAGCGGCGGGGCTGACGGTGGGCCCGGTCACGACCGAGAACTCCCCGTCGGTCGGCGCCAACGTGGTGATCTCCACCGACCCGCAGCCGAGCGGAACCGCCCACGAGGGCGACCCGATCTCGCTGACGGTCTCGAGCGGCAAGGTGACGCTGACCGACCTCACCGGGCAGACGATCCAGGCCGCGACCGGCATCCTGTCGCAGGCCGGGCTGACGGCGAACCCGAAGCCGGACGGCACCTGCCCGCAGGACTCGGGCGCTCCGCTCGTGCACACGCAGTCGGTGGCGCCGGGCGACGTCCCGCAGGGGACGACGGTCGACCTGACGTACTGCTCGGGCTGA
- a CDS encoding serine/threonine-protein kinase yields the protein MRPTAGLTFGGRYELQSRIAIGGMGEVWQATDLVIGRTVAIKILKDEYLGDPGFLERFRAEARHAALVNHEGIANVYDYGEEEGSAYLVMELVPGEALSSILEREHVLSTDRTLDIVAQTAAALHAAHAAGLVHRDIKPGNLLITPDGRVKITDFGIARIADQVPLTATGQVMGTVQYLSPEQASGHPASPTTDIYSLGIVAYECLAGRRPFTGESQVAIAMAQINEAPPELPATVAEPVRNLVFACIAKNPADRPASAAHLARAAQALRRGDVRAAAASVPAVLGAAAATDAATVLMPSATSSPTQATTLLPSASTSTTQLVEEGPEEPKETKKRSPWTWPLIALIALLALVLIGTLIAVFAQPKAAPTSPATTTSQPPAPKPTTPSPTPTSNTVQISEADFVGLTSAQAREKLQSLEMVANIQPGSAATTADQVDKVYSVNPTGPLPKGSEVTLKVYGDVAPVPTPTDTVSADPSQATVTNPATQVTVTFGSAACPAGQNLVGRRLYVNGQPQTPVNANSTVWAPAQAGTYNLTYTIFCGESVESAQSPQLAYEVTAGTPTPTPGAGGNGSGNK from the coding sequence ATGAGACCCACAGCAGGGCTCACCTTCGGAGGACGTTACGAGCTGCAGTCGCGGATCGCGATTGGCGGCATGGGCGAGGTCTGGCAGGCCACCGACCTCGTGATCGGGCGCACCGTCGCGATCAAGATCCTCAAGGACGAGTACCTCGGCGACCCCGGGTTCCTGGAGCGGTTCCGCGCCGAGGCCCGTCACGCCGCGCTGGTCAACCACGAGGGCATCGCCAACGTCTACGACTACGGCGAGGAGGAGGGCAGCGCCTACCTCGTGATGGAGCTCGTCCCCGGCGAGGCGCTCTCCAGCATCCTCGAGCGGGAGCACGTGCTGAGCACCGACCGCACCCTCGACATCGTCGCCCAGACCGCCGCCGCGCTGCACGCCGCCCACGCCGCCGGGCTGGTCCATCGCGACATCAAGCCGGGCAACCTCCTGATCACCCCCGACGGCCGGGTCAAGATCACCGACTTCGGCATCGCCCGCATCGCCGACCAGGTGCCCCTGACCGCGACCGGCCAGGTCATGGGAACGGTTCAGTACCTGTCGCCCGAGCAGGCGTCCGGCCACCCCGCGTCCCCGACCACCGACATCTACTCGCTCGGCATCGTCGCCTACGAGTGCCTCGCCGGCCGCCGCCCGTTCACCGGCGAGTCGCAGGTCGCGATCGCCATGGCGCAGATCAACGAGGCGCCGCCGGAGCTTCCTGCCACGGTGGCCGAGCCGGTGCGCAACCTCGTCTTCGCGTGCATCGCCAAGAACCCGGCCGACCGCCCGGCCTCGGCCGCGCACCTCGCCCGCGCGGCGCAGGCGCTGCGTCGCGGCGACGTCCGCGCTGCGGCCGCCTCCGTGCCGGCCGTCCTCGGCGCTGCCGCCGCGACCGACGCCGCGACGGTGCTCATGCCGTCGGCCACGTCGTCGCCGACGCAGGCGACCACGCTGCTGCCGTCGGCCTCCACCTCGACCACCCAGCTCGTCGAGGAGGGCCCGGAGGAGCCGAAGGAGACCAAGAAACGCAGCCCGTGGACGTGGCCGCTGATCGCCCTGATCGCTCTGCTCGCGCTGGTGCTCATCGGCACCCTCATCGCCGTGTTCGCGCAGCCGAAGGCGGCGCCGACGTCACCCGCCACCACCACCTCACAGCCCCCGGCGCCCAAGCCCACCACGCCGTCGCCCACGCCGACCAGCAACACCGTGCAGATCAGTGAGGCCGACTTCGTCGGGCTCACCTCCGCCCAGGCGCGCGAGAAGCTGCAGTCGCTCGAGATGGTCGCCAACATCCAGCCCGGCTCGGCGGCCACCACCGCCGACCAGGTCGACAAGGTGTACTCGGTGAACCCGACCGGTCCGCTGCCCAAGGGCTCCGAGGTGACGCTCAAGGTCTACGGCGACGTCGCGCCCGTTCCCACCCCGACCGACACCGTCTCCGCCGACCCTAGCCAGGCCACCGTCACGAACCCGGCGACACAGGTCACGGTCACGTTCGGATCGGCCGCCTGCCCGGCCGGGCAGAACCTCGTCGGCCGCCGGCTCTACGTGAACGGCCAGCCGCAGACGCCCGTGAACGCCAACTCCACGGTGTGGGCGCCCGCTCAGGCCGGCACGTACAACCTCACCTACACGATCTTCTGCGGGGAGTCGGTCGAGTCCGCCCAGTCGCCGCAGCTGGCGTACGAGGTGACCGCGGGAACGCCGACGCCGACCCCTGGAGCGGGCGGCAACGGCAGCGGCAACAAGTAG
- a CDS encoding peptidoglycan D,D-transpeptidase FtsI family protein → MNREIKRVSTVVLAMFLALLVSTSILQVFQADTLASDARNTRALNDSYSAQRGAILVAGQPVAQSVPSDDVYKWQRVYSNGPLYSAVTGFFPVNGEATGLEGALNQQLSGNANSQFFDRINAILTGKNPQGATVETTIDPVAQQAAWDALGDQQGAVVLLEPKTGRILAMVSKPNYDPNVLASHDGKAVDAAYQQLLDAPGDPLINRTIGGNLNPPGSTFKPVMSATAFGTGKYTKDSQLPNPASLPLPDSPTVVKNDSLTTCGPGATVSIATAQILSCNIPFAELGMQLQPQVIKDQADKFGFNQELKIPIPVEKSVYPLYEDPAERALGSFGQKDDRATPLQMAMVSAAVANGGKLMTPNLVDSIKTSDLQTIESFQPTEFSQPMSQQNADTIKQMMVDGVQEGVATNARIGGVEVGGKTGTAQNGDDEPYTLWFTGFAPANDPQFAVAVVVENGGGRGQSGSGNSVAAPIARQVLEAVLNK, encoded by the coding sequence ATGAACCGCGAGATCAAGCGCGTCAGCACGGTGGTGCTGGCGATGTTCCTGGCGCTGCTGGTGTCGACGTCGATTCTGCAGGTCTTCCAGGCGGACACCCTGGCGTCGGATGCCCGCAACACCCGCGCGCTCAACGACAGCTATTCCGCCCAGCGCGGCGCGATCCTGGTCGCCGGGCAGCCGGTCGCCCAGTCGGTGCCGTCCGACGACGTGTACAAGTGGCAGCGGGTGTACAGCAACGGCCCGCTGTACTCGGCCGTCACCGGCTTCTTCCCGGTCAACGGGGAGGCGACCGGGCTGGAGGGTGCGCTCAACCAGCAGCTGAGCGGCAACGCCAACTCGCAGTTCTTCGACCGCATCAACGCCATCCTGACCGGCAAGAACCCCCAGGGTGCGACCGTCGAGACCACGATCGACCCGGTCGCCCAGCAGGCGGCGTGGGACGCCCTCGGCGACCAGCAGGGCGCGGTCGTGCTGCTCGAGCCGAAGACCGGCCGCATCCTCGCCATGGTCTCCAAGCCCAACTACGACCCGAACGTGCTCGCCTCGCACGACGGCAAGGCCGTCGACGCCGCGTACCAGCAGCTCCTCGACGCCCCGGGCGATCCCCTGATCAACCGGACCATCGGCGGCAACCTCAACCCGCCCGGCTCGACCTTCAAGCCCGTCATGAGCGCCACCGCCTTCGGCACCGGCAAGTACACCAAGGACAGCCAGCTCCCGAACCCGGCGTCGCTGCCCCTCCCCGACTCCCCCACGGTCGTCAAGAACGACTCGCTGACCACCTGCGGCCCCGGCGCGACGGTCTCGATCGCGACCGCGCAGATCCTCTCGTGCAACATCCCGTTCGCCGAGCTCGGCATGCAGCTGCAGCCGCAGGTCATCAAGGACCAGGCCGACAAGTTCGGCTTCAACCAGGAGCTGAAGATCCCCATCCCGGTCGAGAAGAGCGTCTACCCGCTCTACGAGGATCCGGCGGAGCGCGCGCTCGGCTCGTTCGGCCAGAAGGACGACCGCGCCACTCCGCTCCAGATGGCGATGGTGTCGGCGGCGGTCGCGAACGGCGGCAAGCTCATGACGCCGAACCTGGTCGACTCCATCAAGACGTCCGACCTGCAGACGATCGAGAGCTTCCAGCCCACGGAGTTCTCGCAGCCGATGAGCCAGCAGAACGCCGACACGATCAAGCAGATGATGGTCGACGGCGTCCAGGAGGGCGTGGCGACCAATGCAAGAATAGGTGGGGTCGAGGTGGGCGGTAAGACCGGTACGGCGCAGAACGGGGACGACGAGCCGTACACCCTGTGGTTCACGGGGTTCGCGCCGGCGAACGATCCTCAATTCGCGGTCGCGGTCGTCGTTGAAAATGGCGGTGGACGCGGTCAGAGCGGGTCGGGAAACTCCGTCGCCGCTCCGATCGCGAGACAAGTACTAGAGGCGGTGCTGAATAAATGA
- a CDS encoding FtsW/RodA/SpoVE family cell cycle protein, with product MPAESRVRERRQRTGTATGPVKRLRLPAKQRNLELFLLLVACAINAAAVILVQLGALGHLDLTLVYLGAGLSALVLGMHIALRFVAPQADPFLLPIATVLTGIGIAEIYRIDIHYGDQGWDGAGVKQIVWSAIAIVCALAVIIVIRNHRVLQRYTYLFGLAALILLLLPMLPGIGKTIYGARVWIGIGPFSFQPGEIAKLCLAIFFAGYLVQARDSLSMVGKKFLGIRFPRARDLGPILIVWLMSMAVIVFQRDLGTGLLIFGLFLVMLYVATSRISWVILGVLLIVGGAIVASQVLVYVHDRFENWLDPFAQRVYDADGGSFQLVQGLFGLGHGGLIGTGLGQGQPWVTPVSQSDYIIASLGEELGLAGLFAIFALYLVFVARGLRIGFAGQDDFGKLLAVGLSFTVALQCFIVIGGVTRVIPLTGLTTPFLAAGGSSLVANWIIVALLLRLSDTVRNQPRLVVS from the coding sequence ATGCCGGCGGAAAGTAGAGTGCGCGAGCGGCGCCAACGCACCGGGACGGCCACCGGCCCGGTCAAACGGCTGCGCCTGCCCGCCAAGCAGCGCAACCTGGAGCTGTTCCTGCTCCTGGTCGCGTGCGCCATCAACGCGGCGGCTGTCATCCTGGTGCAGCTCGGGGCGCTCGGGCACCTCGACCTCACCCTCGTCTACCTCGGCGCGGGCCTGTCTGCGCTGGTGCTCGGCATGCACATCGCCCTGCGCTTCGTGGCACCGCAGGCCGACCCGTTCCTCCTGCCGATCGCCACCGTGCTGACCGGGATCGGCATCGCCGAGATCTACCGCATCGACATCCACTACGGCGACCAGGGCTGGGACGGCGCCGGCGTCAAGCAGATCGTGTGGAGCGCCATCGCCATCGTCTGCGCGCTGGCCGTCATCATCGTCATCCGCAACCACCGGGTGCTGCAGCGGTACACCTATCTCTTCGGCCTCGCCGCCCTGATCCTGCTGCTCCTGCCGATGCTGCCGGGCATCGGCAAGACGATCTACGGCGCCCGCGTCTGGATCGGCATCGGCCCGTTCAGCTTCCAGCCCGGCGAGATCGCGAAGCTGTGCCTGGCGATCTTCTTCGCCGGCTACCTCGTGCAGGCACGCGACTCGTTGTCGATGGTCGGCAAGAAGTTCCTCGGCATCCGCTTCCCGCGTGCCCGCGACCTCGGCCCGATCCTGATCGTCTGGCTGATGTCGATGGCCGTCATCGTCTTCCAGCGCGACCTCGGCACCGGTCTGCTGATCTTCGGCCTGTTCCTCGTGATGCTGTACGTCGCGACCTCCCGCATCAGCTGGGTGATCCTCGGCGTGCTGCTCATCGTCGGCGGCGCGATCGTCGCCAGCCAGGTGCTCGTCTACGTCCACGACCGGTTCGAGAACTGGCTCGATCCGTTCGCGCAGCGGGTCTACGACGCCGACGGCGGCAGCTTCCAGCTCGTCCAGGGCCTGTTCGGCCTCGGTCACGGCGGCCTGATCGGCACCGGCCTCGGTCAGGGCCAGCCGTGGGTCACTCCGGTGTCGCAGAGCGACTACATCATCGCGAGCCTGGGCGAGGAGCTCGGTCTCGCCGGCCTGTTCGCGATCTTCGCCCTGTACCTGGTGTTCGTCGCCCGCGGCCTCCGCATCGGCTTCGCCGGTCAGGACGACTTCGGCAAACTCCTCGCGGTCGGCCTGTCGTTCACCGTCGCGCTGCAGTGCTTCATCGTCATCGGCGGCGTCACCCGGGTCATCCCGCTGACCGGTCTGACCACACCGTTCCTGGCGGCGGGAGGCTCGTCCCTCGTGGCGAACTGGATCATCGTCGCGCTCCTCCTGCGCCTCTCCGACACCGTCCGCAACCAACCCCGCCTGGTGGTGAGCTAG
- a CDS encoding PP2C family protein-serine/threonine phosphatase has translation MAANRAAAVSHVGKIRSNNQDSGYAGRGLFVVADGMGGHAGGDVASAIAVNRIREADREYESAGEAEFALQSALIAANSLLAETVFEHPELTGMGTTVSAMIRVGDQLALAHIGDSRIYLYRDGELKQVSTDHTFVQRLVDSGRITEEEAMVHPRRSVLMRVLGDVDASPEIDTWILDTKPGDRWLICSDGLSGVVKHDDLKAALASKEGPRQVAERLLKQSLDAGAPDNVTAVILDIADVAAGDVVKEPVTVGSAAAPLQFGSEPRPATRASRLPTLRLHPIRPATGPTHFEPQSEDYLDELIEEDERRARRRRLTWMIGLALLVIAIVAAGFIGYQWTQSRYFVGESPAGKVAVFQGVQQDLGPIPLSHVYEESTVRVDSLPAYDKQLVQQTINADDLASARAIVDQLSDAGGK, from the coding sequence GTGGCGGCGAACCGTGCGGCGGCCGTCTCCCATGTCGGGAAGATCCGCTCCAACAACCAGGACTCGGGCTATGCGGGTCGTGGGCTCTTCGTCGTCGCCGACGGGATGGGCGGGCACGCGGGCGGCGACGTCGCCTCTGCGATCGCGGTCAACCGCATCCGCGAGGCCGACCGTGAGTACGAGAGCGCCGGCGAGGCGGAGTTCGCCCTCCAGTCGGCGCTGATCGCGGCGAACTCGCTCCTCGCCGAGACCGTGTTCGAGCACCCGGAGCTCACCGGGATGGGCACAACCGTCAGCGCGATGATCCGCGTCGGCGACCAGCTCGCCCTCGCCCACATTGGCGACTCGCGCATCTACCTGTACCGCGACGGCGAGCTGAAGCAGGTCTCGACCGATCACACCTTCGTCCAGCGACTCGTCGACAGCGGCCGCATCACCGAGGAGGAGGCGATGGTCCACCCGCGCCGCTCCGTGCTGATGCGGGTGCTCGGCGACGTCGACGCCTCCCCCGAGATCGACACCTGGATCCTCGACACGAAACCGGGCGACCGCTGGCTCATCTGCTCCGACGGCCTCAGCGGCGTCGTCAAGCACGACGACCTGAAGGCGGCCCTGGCCAGCAAGGAGGGCCCGCGCCAGGTCGCAGAGCGCCTGCTCAAGCAGAGCCTCGACGCCGGCGCCCCCGACAACGTGACGGCTGTCATCCTCGACATCGCCGATGTGGCCGCAGGCGACGTCGTGAAGGAGCCGGTCACCGTCGGCTCGGCGGCGGCGCCCCTCCAGTTCGGCTCGGAGCCGCGCCCGGCCACGCGGGCCTCGCGCCTGCCGACGCTGCGCCTCCACCCCATCCGCCCGGCGACAGGCCCGACGCACTTCGAGCCGCAGTCGGAGGACTACCTCGACGAGCTGATCGAGGAGGACGAGCGCCGCGCCCGGCGCCGACGGCTCACCTGGATGATCGGCCTGGCTCTGCTGGTGATCGCGATCGTCGCAGCCGGCTTCATCGGCTACCAGTGGACGCAGTCCCGCTACTTCGTCGGCGAGTCGCCGGCGGGCAAGGTCGCCGTCTTCCAGGGCGTGCAGCAGGACCTCGGCCCGATCCCCCTCTCGCACGTGTACGAGGAGTCGACGGTCCGCGTGGACAGCCTTCCCGCGTACGACAAGCAGCTCGTGCAGCAGACCATCAACGCCGACGACCTCGCGTCGGCCCGAGCGATCGTGGATCAGTTGAGCGATGCCGGCGGAAAGTAG
- a CDS encoding FHA domain-containing protein FhaB/FipA, giving the protein MNPSELTLLVLRFGFLLLLWLFVFGIVYALRTDLFGQRVRKLPEAQASASPFPSAPAASPAPAAAPRPASPAAPAGPTEPVMKHAPVSNLPSGANTATGGVNASVQTAHRLVITSGPRAGTELALGRDPITIGRSGESGLVIRDDYTSTHHARLLLWNDEWMIQDLDSTNGTFLDGRRVTVPTQVPLDTPIKIGTTTFELRR; this is encoded by the coding sequence GTGAACCCCAGCGAACTCACCCTCCTCGTCCTCCGGTTCGGCTTCCTGCTGCTCCTGTGGCTGTTCGTCTTCGGCATCGTCTACGCGCTGCGCACCGACCTGTTCGGGCAGCGGGTCCGCAAGCTCCCCGAGGCGCAGGCCTCCGCGTCGCCCTTCCCGTCCGCTCCCGCCGCGAGCCCGGCACCCGCAGCCGCCCCGCGCCCTGCCAGCCCTGCCGCCCCTGCCGGTCCCACCGAGCCGGTGATGAAGCACGCGCCCGTCTCCAACCTCCCGTCCGGCGCCAACACGGCGACCGGCGGCGTCAACGCGAGCGTGCAGACCGCGCACCGCCTGGTCATCACGTCGGGCCCGCGCGCGGGGACCGAGCTCGCGCTCGGCCGCGACCCGATCACCATCGGCCGCTCCGGCGAGTCCGGCCTGGTCATCCGCGACGACTACACCTCGACCCACCACGCCCGCCTGCTCCTCTGGAACGACGAGTGGATGATCCAGGATCTCGACTCGACCAACGGCACGTTCCTCGACGGCCGGCGTGTGACGGTCCCGACCCAGGTCCCGCTCGACACCCCGATCAAGATCGGGACGACCACGTTCGAGCTGCGGCGGTAG
- a CDS encoding FhaA domain-containing protein: MGILDNFERGLERAVNGAFAKTFRSGLQPVELTSALRKELDTKAAVVARDRVLAPNRFVLRMSPSDYKRMRSMGAALTDELVAFVQKHATTQHYAFAGGISIDLQEDPDITVGMLQVDSENVKGDVAWTPVLDIDGRHYPLTKPRTVVGRGSDADITVDDTGTSRRHVMITWDGRNAQVEDLGSTNGSKLNGEPVKKAILEPDSVITIGRTRIVFRVLPQAAPAGGRPGGDDATRRHDMGNFWGAS; this comes from the coding sequence GTGGGCATTCTGGACAACTTCGAGCGGGGGCTCGAGCGCGCCGTCAATGGCGCGTTCGCGAAGACCTTCCGCTCCGGGCTGCAGCCGGTCGAGCTCACCAGCGCCCTGCGCAAGGAGCTCGACACCAAGGCGGCCGTCGTCGCACGCGATCGGGTGCTCGCGCCCAACCGCTTCGTGCTGCGCATGTCGCCGTCCGACTACAAGCGCATGCGCTCGATGGGCGCTGCGCTCACCGACGAGCTGGTCGCCTTCGTGCAGAAGCACGCGACGACGCAGCACTACGCGTTCGCCGGCGGCATCTCCATCGATCTCCAGGAGGATCCCGACATCACGGTCGGCATGCTGCAGGTCGATTCGGAGAACGTGAAGGGCGACGTCGCCTGGACCCCCGTGCTCGACATCGACGGCCGGCACTACCCGCTGACCAAGCCGCGCACCGTCGTCGGCCGCGGCAGCGACGCCGACATCACCGTCGACGACACCGGCACCTCCCGCCGCCACGTCATGATCACCTGGGACGGCCGCAACGCCCAGGTCGAGGACCTCGGCTCGACCAACGGGTCGAAGCTGAACGGCGAGCCGGTCAAGAAGGCCATCCTCGAGCCGGACTCGGTCATCACGATCGGCCGGACCCGCATCGTGTTCCGCGTGCTGCCGCAGGCGGCCCCCGCCGGTGGGCGACCGGGAGGCGACGACGCCACCCGCCGGCATGACATGGGCAACTTCTGGGGAGCGTCGTGA